Proteins co-encoded in one Saprospira grandis genomic window:
- a CDS encoding L-serine ammonia-lyase encodes MQEDSLSVFDMFKVGVGPSSSHTLGPWNAMLHFIHKRLGAENWPKVRQIRLELYGSLAKTGIGHGTDIAVLMGLLNEDPKTTDTDLIGARIQDIKASKRILLGGQIKVPFCYEQELQFWPENLPYHPNGLKVKAFLANETLEETYYSVGGGFIEWASALDHGPIQEEEDFPELVTSYSVRKAKDILNYCQAMNGASISQFVLEREKQWRPAESSLLQAWEIWEVMKACVYKGCHQTGILPGGLQVHRRANRMMQRLLGEQASYSNAQEWIGLIRSKQHAHQDIFKWVSCFALSANEENAAFGRVVTAPTNGASGVIPAVLMYYICFADNFKKENIARFLLTAGQVGVLFKINATISAAMGGCQAEIGVSSAMAAAALTECLGGSYEQSLIAAEIAMEHHLGLTCDPIGGLVQIPCIERNSMGAIKAINAAYLALETEPGQARVALDEVILAMWETAQDMNFKYKETAEGGLAVQVPIGLSEC; translated from the coding sequence ATGCAAGAGGATTCATTAAGCGTTTTTGATATGTTTAAGGTGGGCGTTGGCCCCTCGAGCTCGCATACGCTGGGCCCCTGGAATGCCATGCTGCACTTTATTCACAAACGACTTGGGGCCGAGAATTGGCCAAAGGTAAGACAAATTAGGCTGGAGCTTTATGGCTCTTTGGCCAAGACGGGTATTGGGCACGGAACCGATATTGCAGTGCTGATGGGCCTGCTCAATGAGGACCCCAAAACAACAGATACCGATCTAATCGGGGCCCGTATTCAAGATATTAAGGCGAGTAAACGCATTTTGCTGGGCGGCCAAATAAAGGTCCCTTTTTGCTATGAACAAGAGCTGCAGTTTTGGCCCGAAAATCTGCCTTATCACCCCAATGGACTAAAGGTGAAGGCCTTTTTGGCCAATGAAACCCTAGAGGAAACCTATTATTCGGTGGGCGGCGGCTTTATTGAATGGGCCTCGGCCCTAGATCATGGCCCGATCCAAGAAGAGGAGGATTTTCCAGAGCTGGTCACTAGCTATTCGGTCCGCAAAGCGAAGGATATTCTCAATTATTGCCAAGCGATGAATGGGGCCTCAATTAGCCAGTTTGTTTTGGAACGAGAGAAGCAATGGCGGCCCGCCGAAAGTAGCCTGTTGCAGGCCTGGGAAATCTGGGAGGTCATGAAGGCCTGTGTCTATAAAGGTTGCCATCAAACGGGAATCTTACCCGGTGGTTTGCAGGTGCACCGCCGAGCCAATCGCATGATGCAGCGCCTCTTGGGCGAGCAAGCCAGCTATAGCAATGCCCAAGAATGGATCGGCCTGATCCGAAGTAAACAACATGCACATCAAGATATTTTTAAGTGGGTCAGCTGCTTTGCCCTCTCTGCCAATGAGGAAAATGCGGCCTTTGGCCGAGTGGTGACCGCCCCTACCAATGGGGCCTCTGGCGTGATTCCCGCCGTGCTGATGTATTATATTTGCTTTGCCGATAATTTTAAGAAGGAGAATATCGCTCGCTTTCTTCTAACGGCTGGACAGGTGGGGGTTTTGTTCAAAATCAATGCGACCATCTCTGCAGCTATGGGCGGCTGCCAGGCCGAGATTGGGGTCTCTTCGGCCATGGCCGCCGCTGCCCTGACCGAATGCCTGGGCGGTAGCTATGAGCAGTCTCTAATTGCTGCCGAAATTGCCATGGAACACCATCTGGGCCTTACCTGCGACCCCATTGGGGGGCTGGTCCAAATTCCTTGTATCGAGCGCAATAGCATGGGGGCTATTAAGGCCATCAATGCGGCCTATTTGGCCCTAGAAACGGAGCCGGGCCAAGCTAGAGTAGCCCTAGATGAGGTCATTTTGGCCATGTGGGAGACTGCCCAAGATATGAACTTTAAGTATAAGGAAACCGCAGAGGGTGGGCTGGCTGTACAGGTGCCTATTGGCCTTTCTGAATGTTAG
- a CDS encoding PorP/SprF family type IX secretion system membrane protein, with amino-acid sequence MSARILYTLLFSCLLSLSMQAQQDPMFTKYMFMPMTYNPAYAGTAKVLDMGVLHRQQWWGIEGAPMTQAINLHSPVEGKNIGLGLNMSLDQIANSRQFNVYGSFAYHVPINKAVKLSIGMQGGVSNWAADWTDLELEDLNDPAFQNLQPNLWLPNFGGGLYLFSEKWFVGLSAPMLINNALRQETNNPNIPVAQQYRHYYVSGGVAIPLNSTMVFRPSLLVKHVGLFEKNELNNVAAPTEMDVDLSLLFNNRLWVGASFRTALQVIDQTSTYDSVDFWISMRFENGLRIGAAYDYTLTELQGPAQGSYEIMLGYDLMRYKGKTKHVRYF; translated from the coding sequence ATGAGCGCGCGTATTTTATACACTTTACTTTTTAGCTGTTTGCTGAGCCTAAGTATGCAGGCCCAGCAAGATCCTATGTTTACCAAATATATGTTCATGCCCATGACCTATAATCCCGCTTATGCAGGAACGGCCAAGGTACTGGATATGGGCGTTTTACATCGCCAACAATGGTGGGGCATAGAAGGGGCACCCATGACGCAGGCCATTAACTTGCACTCTCCCGTAGAAGGTAAAAACATTGGCTTAGGGCTCAATATGTCTTTGGACCAAATTGCCAACTCTCGTCAGTTTAATGTCTATGGCTCTTTTGCCTATCATGTGCCGATCAATAAGGCCGTAAAACTGTCTATCGGTATGCAAGGTGGGGTCTCTAACTGGGCGGCCGATTGGACCGATCTAGAACTAGAGGACCTCAATGATCCCGCTTTCCAGAATTTACAGCCTAACCTTTGGTTACCCAACTTTGGTGGCGGACTCTATCTCTTCTCTGAAAAATGGTTTGTGGGCCTTTCGGCTCCTATGCTCATCAATAATGCGCTGCGCCAAGAAACCAATAACCCCAATATTCCTGTGGCCCAACAATATCGCCACTATTATGTATCGGGTGGAGTGGCTATTCCCCTCAACTCTACTATGGTGTTTCGCCCCTCTTTGCTCGTGAAACATGTGGGCCTCTTTGAGAAGAATGAACTGAATAATGTGGCGGCCCCCACCGAAATGGATGTGGACCTCTCCCTCTTGTTTAATAATCGCCTCTGGGTAGGGGCCTCTTTCCGTACCGCCCTACAAGTGATTGACCAAACAAGTACCTACGACTCTGTCGATTTCTGGATTTCTATGCGCTTCGAAAATGGCCTCCGTATCGGTGCCGCCTATGATTATACCCTAACCGAACTGCAAGGACCCGCCCAAGGATCTTATGAAATTATGCTGGGCTATGACTTGATGCGCTATAAAGGCAAAACCAAGCACGTCCGTTATTTCTAA
- a CDS encoding OmpA family protein, translated as MRYNKSFLLLLLFSLLGTGLMAQKGKLRKAKRLMEDYNYQAAIDVYLKVLEKYDESEAKLNIAECYRMLRNSDEMEYWYGQVSLMPQAPPITLLYYAQALQMNGKCQKATKWVREYLKLMPDDTRARFLEKACEESMVDNLRASGDLYDLEVRPELSSNADDFSPVLYKDGEKERVIISSTRDRVKSKFPTKIVEDKWTEDGFAQLFDFELTLKDEKKYIYDYGEPEKYAKKIRKTPRHIGPITFNADQTQAYFSATDLDGKAGNEDGVLRQKIYLVNKKGDKWDKPEGVDFNDEGYNVMHPSLSKDGTMLFFASDMPGGFGGLDLYASYMEAGRWSVPVNLGPTVNTEGDEAFPFAHGEGVDMTLYFASNGLIGLDGLDIYKVTESYGAWLDPVNLGYPINSNKDDFSITMNETKTYGLIASNRDNGEGQGDDGVGDQIYSFTKLSISVEVIVFDKTTEMPIEGATVYTACSSVDSYTTNRDGKAFLEVGLDNPCDFAAEMLNYRPNNVRTKAADIKPGQTVVIQIPLDLERVFDVGGTVIDGYSEQPLGNALVRLKSDCEGTLNELSTLTDETGYYEFLEINEDCDYQLIVSKDGYTKSSSTFTTKNIGKGDEAIEVDLAINCLPGTADCPDQKKFPEDCLPTGNQDENGYDECEDQEGNKNYIDVNGNKIYMVTPEGDTIWFQRPEGVPEIVHIFYDFNRANIRPDARPGLDSLVAFLEMFPQASVRFTSHTDARGKRRSNQRLSNRRAESVVRYLMRKGIPKKRLKAKGMGEKVMLNDCYDGIPCTEEEHQENRRTEFTIIDWKEDGTELKSLKRMDGISVDPCQGCPEAPAVEEENGRNESTSSTN; from the coding sequence ATGCGTTATAATAAATCCTTTCTTCTACTACTTTTATTTAGCCTTTTGGGCACAGGCCTAATGGCCCAAAAAGGAAAGTTGCGTAAGGCAAAACGCCTGATGGAGGACTATAATTATCAGGCAGCCATTGATGTCTATCTAAAGGTATTGGAGAAGTATGATGAATCAGAGGCCAAACTCAATATTGCTGAATGTTACCGCATGCTCCGCAACTCGGATGAAATGGAGTATTGGTACGGACAAGTGTCGCTGATGCCGCAGGCTCCACCTATTACTTTGCTTTATTATGCGCAGGCCCTACAAATGAATGGCAAATGCCAAAAGGCCACCAAATGGGTGAGAGAATACCTCAAACTTATGCCCGATGATACCCGAGCTCGCTTTCTAGAAAAAGCCTGCGAGGAATCTATGGTAGATAATCTCAGGGCCTCAGGAGACCTCTACGACCTAGAGGTACGGCCAGAGCTGAGCAGTAATGCCGATGATTTTTCGCCCGTATTATATAAAGATGGCGAAAAAGAAAGAGTGATTATTAGCTCGACTAGAGACCGCGTTAAGTCGAAGTTTCCGACCAAAATTGTAGAAGATAAATGGACCGAAGACGGCTTTGCCCAACTCTTTGACTTTGAACTGACCCTCAAAGATGAAAAGAAGTATATCTATGATTATGGCGAACCCGAAAAATACGCCAAAAAGATCCGTAAAACGCCCCGCCATATTGGCCCAATTACCTTTAATGCCGACCAAACGCAGGCTTATTTCTCGGCTACCGATTTAGATGGTAAGGCCGGAAATGAAGATGGCGTGCTCCGCCAAAAAATCTATCTGGTCAATAAAAAAGGCGATAAATGGGATAAACCCGAAGGGGTCGACTTCAATGATGAAGGCTATAATGTGATGCACCCCTCTTTGTCTAAGGATGGAACTATGCTCTTTTTTGCCTCCGATATGCCCGGGGGATTTGGTGGACTAGATCTCTATGCCTCTTATATGGAGGCCGGCCGCTGGTCGGTGCCTGTCAATTTAGGCCCCACCGTAAACACAGAAGGCGATGAGGCTTTCCCCTTTGCCCATGGCGAAGGCGTAGATATGACCCTCTATTTTGCCTCGAATGGCCTAATCGGCCTTGATGGACTAGATATTTATAAGGTGACCGAAAGCTATGGCGCCTGGCTAGATCCCGTCAACCTCGGTTACCCGATCAATAGTAATAAGGACGATTTCTCGATTACGATGAATGAAACCAAAACTTACGGACTAATCGCCTCTAATCGCGATAATGGCGAGGGCCAAGGCGATGATGGCGTAGGCGACCAAATTTATAGCTTTACTAAGCTGTCTATCTCTGTAGAGGTGATCGTTTTTGATAAAACAACCGAAATGCCCATTGAAGGCGCTACGGTCTATACCGCCTGTAGCTCCGTAGATAGCTATACCACCAACCGAGATGGTAAGGCATTTTTGGAAGTAGGACTCGATAATCCCTGCGATTTTGCCGCAGAAATGCTTAACTACCGCCCCAATAATGTTCGTACAAAGGCCGCAGATATCAAACCCGGCCAAACGGTGGTCATCCAAATTCCTCTAGACCTCGAAAGAGTATTTGATGTAGGAGGTACCGTAATCGATGGCTATTCTGAACAGCCCCTAGGCAATGCTTTGGTCCGCCTAAAATCAGATTGTGAGGGAACACTCAATGAGCTCTCTACCCTAACCGATGAAACAGGTTATTATGAGTTCCTCGAAATCAATGAGGATTGTGATTACCAACTGATCGTTTCTAAAGATGGCTATACGAAGTCGTCTTCTACCTTTACGACCAAAAATATCGGTAAAGGCGATGAAGCTATCGAGGTGGATTTGGCCATCAACTGCCTGCCCGGCACCGCAGATTGCCCCGACCAAAAGAAGTTTCCCGAAGATTGCCTGCCCACAGGTAATCAAGATGAAAATGGCTATGATGAATGTGAGGACCAAGAAGGCAATAAGAATTATATCGATGTTAATGGCAACAAAATCTATATGGTCACGCCAGAAGGCGATACGATCTGGTTCCAACGCCCAGAAGGCGTTCCCGAAATCGTACACATTTTCTACGATTTTAATAGAGCCAATATCCGCCCCGATGCCCGACCCGGCCTAGATTCTTTGGTGGCATTTCTCGAAATGTTCCCACAAGCTTCTGTACGCTTTACTTCTCATACCGATGCCCGCGGAAAAAGACGCAGTAATCAACGCCTCTCTAACCGCCGCGCAGAGTCGGTGGTCCGCTACCTGATGAGAAAAGGGATTCCCAAAAAACGCCTCAAAGCTAAAGGTATGGGCGAAAAAGTGATGCTCAACGATTGCTATGATGGCATCCCTTGTACCGAAGAGGAACATCAGGAAAACCGCCGCACAGAGTTTACTATTATCGATTGGAAAGAGGACGGCACCGAGCTGAAATCACTCAAACGTATGGATGGCATTAGTGTAGACCCCTGCCAAGGTTGCCCCGAAGCTCCCGCCGTAGAAGAAGAAAACGGTAGGAACGAATCCACTTCTAGCACTAACTAA
- a CDS encoding BamA/TamA family outer membrane protein, protein MPSLLIFLLCLLSTVVVYGQQFSLAFPLDSLPKRWLKKQTSPEGLTAAALQQYWPKQLARLHQLGYLEAQLGLPRQLDSQTYILPVILGPVYRLDALALDSISPYQLAALGPKYWDLEGRAFSMAQIDELELALLKYAERHGYPFAQTHWQLNKIAGQDISAQLLLDQGPLIRLDSLDIRRKGKKKGPPPIRKGFLSPYLGLKQGQLYDERKIQAIRKRIAELPFLALTADPYILFEGNLARPILFVQKKNASRFDVIFGLLPNDNAIPPAPKFKFTGQVDIELLNPFGRGQRISGKWQQFETGRSELNLAYSAPYIFRTPLGLAGDFSIYRRDSTYIDIIGELGISYLFDGNQELTAFWKNSSTSVQQMDTLAVLQNRKLPNLVDSRQNMLGLAYQLRRVDYRWNPRRGFILGLEGSLGQKTVRPNSAILNLRDPADLDFDFGQLYDSLSAAAQYQLSTDLQYFLPLASRLTIMGRHRMGYLLGAAEKYDNELFRLGGQQLLRAFDEQSILSEYYHLVSLEVRYILGQNSYSYLFGELAQFEQSNNQRKTYAFGAGLALETPVGVFAISYALGNYWENAILFRNAKIHFGYLNRF, encoded by the coding sequence ATGCCTTCTTTGCTTATATTTTTGCTTTGCCTACTCTCTACTGTTGTTGTTTATGGGCAGCAGTTTTCCTTAGCCTTTCCCTTGGATAGTTTGCCCAAGCGCTGGCTCAAGAAGCAGACTTCGCCTGAGGGGTTAACGGCTGCGGCCTTGCAGCAATACTGGCCCAAACAATTGGCGAGGCTACATCAGTTAGGTTATTTGGAGGCCCAATTGGGTCTGCCGAGGCAATTGGATAGTCAGACTTATATATTGCCAGTTATCTTGGGGCCGGTCTATCGGCTAGATGCTTTGGCCTTAGATAGCATCTCGCCTTATCAGTTGGCGGCCTTAGGGCCAAAGTATTGGGATTTGGAGGGCCGGGCTTTCTCTATGGCCCAAATTGACGAGCTAGAACTGGCCTTATTAAAATATGCCGAGCGTCATGGTTATCCCTTTGCACAGACCCATTGGCAGCTGAACAAAATAGCGGGGCAGGATATTTCGGCCCAGCTGCTATTGGACCAAGGGCCATTGATTCGCCTAGATAGTTTGGACATTCGGCGGAAGGGGAAAAAGAAAGGTCCTCCTCCTATTCGCAAGGGGTTTTTGTCTCCCTATTTGGGCCTAAAGCAGGGCCAGCTCTATGATGAGCGGAAAATACAGGCTATTCGCAAGCGGATAGCGGAGCTTCCTTTTTTGGCCCTAACGGCCGACCCCTACATTCTATTTGAGGGGAATTTGGCTCGGCCCATTTTATTTGTGCAGAAGAAAAACGCCAGTCGCTTTGATGTCATCTTTGGTCTATTGCCCAATGACAATGCGATTCCTCCAGCACCAAAATTCAAATTCACGGGGCAGGTAGACATAGAGCTCTTAAATCCCTTTGGGCGGGGGCAGCGGATTTCGGGTAAATGGCAACAATTTGAGACGGGCCGTTCGGAATTGAACCTAGCCTATTCGGCCCCTTATATCTTTAGAACGCCATTGGGTTTGGCGGGCGACTTCTCTATATATCGGAGAGACAGCACTTATATCGACATCATTGGGGAATTGGGGATTAGTTATCTATTTGATGGGAACCAGGAACTGACTGCTTTTTGGAAAAACAGCAGTACAAGCGTGCAGCAGATGGACACCTTAGCGGTTTTACAAAATCGGAAACTGCCTAATTTGGTAGATAGTCGGCAAAATATGTTGGGTTTAGCCTATCAGTTGAGGCGGGTAGATTATCGTTGGAACCCTAGGCGGGGATTTATCTTGGGGCTAGAGGGGAGTTTGGGGCAGAAAACCGTCAGGCCCAATTCGGCCATATTGAACTTAAGGGACCCTGCTGATTTGGACTTTGATTTTGGGCAGCTTTACGATAGCCTTAGTGCTGCGGCCCAATACCAACTGAGTACAGACCTACAATACTTTTTACCCTTAGCTAGTCGGCTGACTATTATGGGGCGGCATCGGATGGGCTACCTACTTGGCGCAGCAGAAAAGTATGATAATGAGTTATTTCGTTTGGGGGGGCAACAACTTTTAAGAGCCTTTGATGAACAAAGCATACTCTCTGAATATTATCATTTGGTCAGTTTAGAAGTTCGTTATATTTTGGGACAGAACAGCTACAGCTACCTATTTGGGGAGCTAGCTCAGTTTGAGCAGTCTAATAATCAACGTAAAACTTATGCTTTTGGGGCAGGATTGGCCTTAGAAACCCCAGTGGGGGTATTTGCAATAAGTTATGCTTTGGGAAACTATTGGGAAAATGCTATTTTGTTTCGGAATGCAAAAATTCATTTTGGCTACCTAAATCGCTTTTAA
- a CDS encoding Crp/Fnr family transcriptional regulator, which produces MELTTHLIRKSFPLLTELELQNEIVECSTLRAFDANETLMDYGDYIRYVPLMIEGSIKVLRQSDDGNELFLYYLNGGDTCAMAFTCCMMRRKSEIRTITEEPSQVIFIPLQKMEDWMGQYRSWREFVMTSYNNRFEELFSALDNIAFLKMDERLLRYLASKSRSLGQKMLNTTHQEIARELNASREAVSRLLKKLERKQLLRLGRNKIELLLEPEALENWSRD; this is translated from the coding sequence ATGGAATTAACGACACACCTAATCCGCAAATCTTTTCCCTTACTCACGGAACTAGAGTTGCAAAATGAAATTGTAGAATGTTCGACCTTGCGAGCATTTGATGCCAATGAGACCTTAATGGACTATGGCGATTACATTCGCTATGTGCCCTTGATGATAGAGGGGAGTATAAAAGTTTTGCGTCAGTCTGATGATGGCAATGAATTATTTTTGTATTACCTCAATGGGGGCGACACCTGTGCGATGGCCTTTACTTGTTGCATGATGCGCAGGAAGAGTGAGATTCGGACCATTACGGAGGAGCCCAGTCAGGTTATTTTCATTCCTTTGCAAAAAATGGAAGATTGGATGGGCCAATATCGGAGTTGGCGAGAGTTTGTGATGACCTCTTACAACAATCGTTTTGAGGAACTATTTAGTGCTTTAGACAACATTGCCTTTTTGAAGATGGACGAACGTTTGCTGCGTTATTTGGCCAGCAAGTCGCGTTCTTTGGGCCAGAAGATGCTCAACACCACGCATCAGGAAATTGCCAGAGAGCTAAATGCTTCTAGAGAGGCCGTTTCTCGTTTGCTCAAGAAGCTGGAGCGCAAGCAGCTGCTTCGTTTGGGCCGCAATAAAATTGAATTATTATTGGAGCCAGAGGCCTTAGAGAACTGGAGCCGAGACTAG